CAAAGATGGCCAGCGGCAGCAGCTCCTCAAAATTGATCAGGTCAGCAAACATGGCCAGCAGGCTCACACTTTGATGTTAATGATCTTGCGAATCACCAGCGCCCCGAGGATCTGCATGACGACGCCGCCGGCGAGCATTTGCTTGCCCATCGGGTCGGTGAACAGCACCATCACGTAGGTCGGATTGAGGTGATAAACGGCCAGGAACAGCACCGGCGGCAATCCGAGGAGCACGATGCCCGAGAGCCGGCCTTCGCCGGTGAGCGCCTGCACCTGGCCCCAGATGCGAAAGCGCTCGCGAATCAAGTGGCCGATCTTGTCGAGGATTTCGGCAAGATCGCCACCCGTCTGACGTTGCAGAATGATCGCGGTGGTGAAGAACCGCAGGTCGGTGTTGGGAATCCGCGTCGACAGTGCCTCGAGCGATTCTTCGAAAGGCACGCCGAGATTCTGTTCTTCGAACACCCGGCCAAACTCGCCGGCAATCGGGCTGGGCATTTCGTCCTGCACGAGGTGAAATCCCGCCGCGAGGCTGTGCCCGGCGCGGAGGGCGCGGGCGATCAGTTCCAAGGCATCGGGCAACTGTGCGGCAAAGGCCTTCAACCGCCGGGACCGGCGGAACAGCAGCCACATCAGCGGCAGCAGACCCATCAGGATCGCGATCACCGGCACCATGGCCAGCGGCGAAAAATACGCGGCGACCGCGCCGCCGAGCCCACCGAAAATCGCCGAGATCAGGAAAAACGTCGCCGGCTTGAGCGACGTATCGGCCTGTTCGAACAGCCGCGTCAGATTGAAGTGCTCGTTGAGAAATTGATCGAGCGCCGACTCGTGGTCGTCGAGCGGCTCGAGCAGAACTGTTTCCTTCTGCTCCTTGCGCGCGCCTTTGCCGCCGGCGGCCGCGAACAAGTCGAGACGGTCCTCGGTGCGGCCGTCGGTCCGTTCGCGCAGCATGACCGCCACGGCCCCGACCAGGGCCGAAACGCCGACGAATGCGGCGATCGAAATCATCAAGGGGCTCATCGTTACGCTCGGTACCAGGGGGTCGTGTGTTTCTCGCGGTGCCCGCGCGGGTCTAGGCTTCCATCATCGTTCGCTGCCGGAACGCGCTGGCCGGCAGCCGCACGCCCGCGGCCTCGAGCCGGTCCATGAACGTGGGACGGATGCCCGTCGACTCGAACCGGCCTAGGGCCACGCCGCCCTCGTCGATGCCGGTCTGCACATAGTGATAGATGTCCTGCATCACGATGGTGTCCTGTTCCATCCCCACCACCTCGGTGATGTGTGTGACCCGGCGCTTGCCGCCTTGCAGGCGGTTGGCCTGAATGATCACGTCGACGGCGCTGGCGATCTGCTGGCGCATCGCCTTGAGCGGCAGCTCGAAGCCGGCCATCGTGATCATCGTCTCGATACGCGCCAGGGCGTCGCGCGGGGTGTTGGCGTGGATCGTCGTCAACGATCCTTCGTGGCCCGTATTCATGGCCTGCAGCATGTCGAGCGTTTCCGGACCGCGGCATTCGCCGATGATGATCCGCTCGGGACGCATACGCAGGGCGTTGCGCACCAGGTCGGTGGCCGTGATGGCGCCCTTGCCTTCGATGTTCGGCGGCCGGGTCTCGAGCCGGACCACGTGGTCCTGCTGCAATTGCAATTCGGCCGCGTCCTCGATCGTGATGATGCGGTCCGTCGGTGGGATGAAGCTCGACAGCGTGTTGAGCAGCGTCGTCTTACCGGAACCGGTACCACCGGCGATGATCATATTGAGCCGGGCCTTGATCGCGCCCTCGAGCAGCATCACCATTTCCGGCGTCAGCGCCTTGAAATTCAACAGGTCTTCCAGCTTGAGCGGGTTGGCGCCGAAGCGGCGAATCGACATCGAGGCCCCGTCGAGCGCCAGGGGCGGAATGATCGCGTTGACG
This region of Pirellulales bacterium genomic DNA includes:
- a CDS encoding type II secretion system F family protein — protein: MSPLMISIAAFVGVSALVGAVAVMLRERTDGRTEDRLDLFAAAGGKGARKEQKETVLLEPLDDHESALDQFLNEHFNLTRLFEQADTSLKPATFFLISAIFGGLGGAVAAYFSPLAMVPVIAILMGLLPLMWLLFRRSRRLKAFAAQLPDALELIARALRAGHSLAAGFHLVQDEMPSPIAGEFGRVFEEQNLGVPFEESLEALSTRIPNTDLRFFTTAIILQRQTGGDLAEILDKIGHLIRERFRIWGQVQALTGEGRLSGIVLLGLPPVLFLAVYHLNPTYVMVLFTDPMGKQMLAGGVVMQILGALVIRKIINIKV
- a CDS encoding CpaF family protein, encoding MAKQVVATRPSAGASENEFEDLKRKIHGKLVDKLDLSRVGDLAGDTLRREIRLVVEHLCDTEGTLLNRSERERLIEEVLDETFGLGPLEALLKDPTISDILINGPKKVYVERRGKMERTGVQFRDNGHLLQIIDRIVSRVGRRVDETCPMVDARLQDGSRVNAIIPPLALDGASMSIRRFGANPLKLEDLLNFKALTPEMVMLLEGAIKARLNMIIAGGTGSGKTTLLNTLSSFIPPTDRIITIEDAAELQLQQDHVVRLETRPPNIEGKGAITATDLVRNALRMRPERIIIGECRGPETLDMLQAMNTGHEGSLTTIHANTPRDALARIETMITMAGFELPLKAMRQQIASAVDVIIQANRLQGGKRRVTHITEVVGMEQDTIVMQDIYHYVQTGIDEGGVALGRFESTGIRPTFMDRLEAAGVRLPASAFRQRTMMEA